A region of Mesorhizobium sp. M3A.F.Ca.ET.080.04.2.1 DNA encodes the following proteins:
- a CDS encoding L,D-transpeptidase family protein, translated as MRAGIHFAICASLIAASPALAGEKVDLVLVEKSKRQLRLMGDGGQALRSYRIALGGDPIGHKQQEGDERTPEGRYVLDWRNANSAAYKSIHISYPNANDEAAARARAVDPGGSIMIHGQPNGLSWLGWLLQLVDWTDGCIAVTDSDMDEIWAMVANGTPIEIRR; from the coding sequence ATGAGGGCTGGAATTCATTTTGCCATCTGCGCAAGTCTGATCGCGGCATCTCCCGCGCTCGCCGGCGAGAAAGTGGATCTCGTCTTGGTGGAGAAATCCAAGCGGCAACTGAGGCTGATGGGCGATGGAGGACAAGCCCTGCGCAGCTACCGCATCGCGCTGGGCGGCGACCCCATTGGCCACAAGCAGCAGGAAGGCGACGAGCGGACACCGGAGGGGCGTTATGTCCTCGACTGGCGCAACGCAAACAGCGCGGCCTATAAGTCGATCCATATCTCCTATCCGAACGCGAACGACGAGGCGGCGGCAAGGGCGCGCGCTGTCGATCCCGGCGGCTCGATCATGATCCACGGCCAGCCGAACGGTTTGAGTTGGCTCGGCTGGCTGCTTCAATTGGTCGACTGGACTGACGGCTGCATCGCGGTTACCGACTCCGACATGGACGAAATCTGGGCAATGGTGGCCAACGGCACACCGATCGAGATCAGGCGATGA
- a CDS encoding DUF983 domain-containing protein has product MSEDKAIWPPIDPVSAGLHGHCPRCGEGKLFSGFLTVGKRCYNCGLDYSFADAGDGPAVFVILIIGFIVVGLALWMEVTLSPPLWLHFILWIPLALVLSLTALRLIKGVLITLQYSKKAAEGRLDSGQ; this is encoded by the coding sequence ATGAGTGAAGATAAGGCGATCTGGCCACCCATCGATCCGGTTTCGGCGGGCCTGCACGGCCACTGTCCGCGCTGCGGCGAGGGCAAGCTGTTTTCCGGTTTCCTGACTGTCGGCAAGCGCTGCTACAATTGCGGTCTCGACTATTCCTTCGCCGATGCCGGCGACGGCCCGGCTGTGTTCGTCATTTTGATCATCGGCTTCATCGTCGTCGGGCTGGCGCTGTGGATGGAAGTGACGCTGAGCCCGCCGCTCTGGCTGCACTTCATCCTGTGGATACCGCTGGCGCTGGTGCTGAGCCTGACGGCGCTGCGCCTGATCAAGGGGGTGTTGATTACCCTGCAGTACAGCAAGAAGGCTGCGGAAGGCAGGCTGGACAGCGGCCAATGA